From Pararhodobacter zhoushanensis, the proteins below share one genomic window:
- a CDS encoding flagellar hook-basal body complex protein, whose product MDNAGYTQLARQSGLLREIQMIAHNIANLSTTGFRREGLLFSEYVADLDHQEESLSMAAARAHQTYLTQGPLTMTGSPLDLGIEGEGFFTIQTPEGERLTRAGHFTPNQNGELVTPDGHALLDIGGAAVFIPPEAAQISIARDGTISADGQPLAQIGLVLPEDPSELRRETGVLHEATGATVPVAFPVILQGFLEDSNVNAITEMARMIEVQRAYEIGQKFLDREDERIRAVVQTLGK is encoded by the coding sequence ATGGATAACGCCGGTTACACCCAGCTTGCCCGCCAGTCCGGGCTGCTGCGCGAAATCCAGATGATCGCGCATAACATCGCCAACCTGTCCACCACCGGCTTCCGGCGCGAGGGACTGCTGTTTTCCGAATACGTGGCCGATCTGGACCATCAGGAGGAATCGCTCTCGATGGCCGCCGCCCGGGCGCATCAGACCTATCTGACGCAGGGACCTCTCACCATGACCGGCTCGCCGCTGGATCTGGGGATCGAGGGTGAGGGCTTTTTCACCATCCAGACCCCGGAGGGCGAACGCCTGACCCGCGCCGGGCATTTCACCCCCAACCAGAACGGCGAACTGGTCACGCCGGATGGCCACGCGCTGCTCGATATCGGCGGCGCTGCGGTGTTCATCCCGCCCGAGGCCGCGCAGATTTCCATCGCCCGCGACGGCACGATCAGCGCGGATGGCCAGCCGCTGGCCCAGATCGGGCTGGTCCTGCCCGAAGACCCTTCGGAACTGCGCCGCGAAACCGGTGTGCTGCACGAGGCGACGGGCGCGACGGTCCCGGTTGCGTTTCCGGTGATCCTGCAGGGGTTTCTGGAGGACTCCAACGTCAACGCGATCACGGAAATGGCCCGCATGATCGAGGTCCAGCGCGCCTATGAGATCGGTCAGAAATTCCTCGACCGCGAAGATGAACGCATCCGCGCCGTCGTCCAGACCCTTGGTAAATAG
- the flgH gene encoding flagellar basal body L-ring protein FlgH, with protein sequence MRRLLLILPLAACTDLASVGSPPDFAPLDPNLEHHALYNVPLPEVTERRSVVDTASLWSSSQRSLFGDRRARGAGDILTVVIEINDSAQISNSTSRGRSGSQSMGVPQLFGLPQAIDERLPTGASMADAVSMDSASSFQGQGTVSRNERLTLRVATTIIETLPNGVLRIEGSQEVRVNNELRELIVTGYIRPEDISRRNDIAYDRIAGARISYGGRGQISQMQQPRYGQQIADIVLPF encoded by the coding sequence ATGCGACGCCTTCTGCTGATCCTGCCGCTCGCCGCCTGCACCGATCTGGCTTCGGTGGGCAGCCCGCCCGACTTTGCCCCGCTCGACCCCAATCTTGAGCATCACGCGCTCTATAACGTGCCGCTGCCCGAGGTGACCGAGCGGCGCAGCGTGGTCGATACGGCCTCGCTCTGGTCGTCCAGCCAGCGCTCGCTGTTTGGTGACCGGCGGGCGCGCGGGGCCGGGGATATTCTGACCGTGGTGATCGAGATCAACGATTCCGCGCAGATTTCCAACTCGACCTCGCGGGGGCGCTCCGGCTCGCAAAGCATGGGGGTGCCGCAGCTCTTTGGCTTGCCGCAGGCGATTGACGAACGCCTGCCAACCGGGGCCAGCATGGCCGATGCGGTGTCGATGGATTCCGCTTCCAGTTTTCAGGGACAGGGCACGGTCAGCCGCAATGAACGGCTGACCCTGCGCGTGGCGACCACGATCATCGAGACACTGCCCAACGGCGTGCTGCGCATCGAGGGCAGTCAGGAGGTCCGCGTGAACAACGAGCTGCGCGAGCTGATCGTCACCGGCTACATCCGGCCCGAGGATATCTCGCGCCGCAACGACATCGCCTATGACCGCATCGCAGGCGCGCGCATCAGCTATGGCGGGCGCGGGCAGATCAGCCAGATGCAGCAACCGCGCTATGGCCAGCAGATCGCTGACATCGTGCTGCCGTTCTAA
- the carB gene encoding carbamoyl-phosphate synthase large subunit, translating into MPKRTDIKSIMIIGAGPIVIGQACEFDYSGAQACKALREEGYRVILVNSNPATIMTDPQLADATYIEPITPEVVAKIIEAERPDALLPTMGGQTGLNTALALADMGVLEKFGVQLIGANREAIEMAEDRKLFREAMDRIGLENPKATIIAAPKKPNGKYDIAAGVAEAMVAIEYVGLPAIIRPAFTLGGTGGGVAYNRDDYEAIVRSGLEASPMAQVLIDESLLGWKEFEMEVVRDKADNAIIVCAIENIDPMGVHTGDSITVAPALTLTDKEYQIMRNGSIAVLREIGVETGGSNVQWAINPADGRMVVIEMNPRVSRSSALASKATGFPIAKIAAKLAVGYTLDELDNDITKVTPASFEPTIDYVVTKIPRFAFEKFPGSKPELTTAMKSVGEAMAIGRTIHESLQKALASLETGLNGFDEIAIPGAPDKAAIFKALSEQTPDRLRVIAQAMRHGLSDADINQVTSFDPWFLARIREIIDAEAQVRATGLPQDAKGMRALKVLGFTDARLAALTDTTETEVRRVRLSAGVNAVFKRIDTCAAEFEAQTPYMYSTYEQPAMGDVECEARPSAAKKVVILGGGPNRIGQGIEFDYCCCHACYALTEAGYETIMVNCNPETVSTDYDTSDRLYFEPLTLEHVLEILRVEQSNGTLHGVIVQFGGQTPLKLANALHDEGIPILGTSPDAIDLAEDRERFQQLLQKLDLKQPINGIASTDDQAIAIAERIGFPLVIRPSYVLGGRAMEIVRDMDHLRRYITNAVTVSGKNPVLLDSYLSGAIEVDVDALSDGKTVHVAGIMEHIEEAGVHSGDSACCLPPHSLSAETVAELKVQTEKMALALGVVGLMNVQFAIKDGEIYVLEVNPRASRTVPFVAKATDSAIASIAARLMAGEPMANFPMRAAYPAGVGPDSPLPLADPNTLADPITPWFSVKEAVLPFARFPGVDTLLGPEMRSTGEVMGWDRSFPLAFLKAQMGAGTILPEEGRVFVSVRDGDKTDALAGALRDLAGMGFELVATGGTAAWLAAEGVATTRVAKVYEGRPNIVDRLKNGDIALVFNTTEGAQAVADSRDIRRVALMDKIPYFTTAAGSIAATQAMMARREGYGVRTLQG; encoded by the coding sequence CTACTCGGGTGCCCAAGCCTGCAAGGCGCTGCGCGAAGAAGGCTACCGGGTCATTCTGGTCAACTCGAACCCCGCGACGATCATGACCGATCCGCAACTGGCCGATGCCACCTATATCGAGCCGATCACCCCCGAAGTCGTCGCCAAGATCATCGAGGCCGAGCGCCCCGACGCCCTGCTGCCGACGATGGGCGGGCAGACCGGTCTGAACACCGCGCTGGCACTGGCCGACATGGGGGTGCTGGAGAAATTCGGCGTGCAGCTGATCGGCGCGAACCGCGAGGCCATCGAAATGGCCGAGGATCGCAAGCTGTTCCGCGAGGCGATGGACCGGATCGGGCTGGAAAACCCCAAGGCGACGATCATCGCCGCGCCCAAGAAGCCCAACGGCAAATACGACATCGCCGCCGGTGTAGCCGAAGCGATGGTGGCGATCGAATACGTTGGCCTGCCTGCGATCATCCGCCCGGCGTTTACCCTTGGCGGCACCGGCGGCGGCGTTGCGTATAACCGCGACGACTATGAGGCCATCGTGCGCTCGGGTCTGGAAGCCAGCCCGATGGCGCAGGTGCTGATTGATGAAAGCCTGCTGGGCTGGAAAGAATTCGAGATGGAAGTGGTCCGCGACAAAGCGGATAACGCCATCATCGTCTGCGCGATCGAGAACATCGACCCGATGGGCGTGCACACCGGTGACTCCATCACCGTTGCCCCGGCGCTGACCCTGACGGACAAGGAATACCAGATCATGCGCAACGGCTCGATCGCCGTGCTGCGTGAGATCGGCGTGGAAACCGGCGGGTCCAACGTGCAATGGGCGATCAACCCGGCCGACGGGCGCATGGTGGTCATCGAGATGAATCCGCGCGTGTCGCGGTCCTCGGCGCTGGCGTCCAAGGCGACGGGCTTCCCGATTGCCAAGATCGCGGCGAAACTGGCCGTGGGCTATACGCTCGATGAGCTGGACAACGACATCACCAAGGTCACGCCCGCCAGCTTCGAGCCGACCATCGACTATGTCGTCACCAAGATCCCGCGCTTTGCCTTCGAGAAATTCCCCGGATCCAAGCCCGAGCTGACCACCGCGATGAAATCGGTGGGCGAAGCCATGGCGATTGGCCGCACGATCCACGAATCGCTGCAAAAGGCGCTGGCCTCGCTGGAAACCGGGCTGAACGGCTTTGACGAAATCGCCATCCCCGGCGCGCCCGACAAGGCGGCGATCTTCAAGGCACTGTCCGAGCAGACCCCCGACCGGCTGCGTGTCATCGCGCAGGCGATGCGCCACGGGCTGAGCGACGCCGACATCAATCAGGTCACCTCGTTCGATCCGTGGTTCCTGGCCCGCATCCGCGAAATCATCGACGCCGAGGCGCAGGTCCGCGCCACTGGCTTGCCGCAGGATGCCAAGGGCATGCGCGCGCTCAAGGTGCTGGGCTTCACCGACGCCCGCCTTGCCGCGCTGACGGACACCACCGAGACCGAAGTGCGCCGCGTCCGCCTGAGCGCGGGCGTCAATGCCGTGTTCAAACGCATCGACACCTGCGCCGCCGAATTCGAGGCGCAGACCCCCTACATGTATTCGACCTACGAGCAGCCCGCGATGGGCGACGTCGAATGCGAAGCGCGCCCCTCGGCTGCCAAAAAGGTCGTCATTCTGGGCGGCGGGCCGAACCGGATCGGTCAGGGGATCGAATTCGACTATTGCTGCTGTCACGCCTGCTATGCGCTGACCGAGGCGGGCTATGAAACCATCATGGTCAACTGCAACCCCGAAACCGTGTCGACCGACTATGACACCTCGGACCGGCTGTATTTCGAGCCGCTGACGCTGGAGCATGTGCTGGAAATCCTGCGCGTCGAGCAGTCGAACGGCACGCTGCACGGGGTCATCGTGCAGTTCGGCGGCCAGACGCCGCTGAAACTGGCCAACGCCCTGCATGACGAAGGCATTCCGATCCTTGGCACCAGCCCTGACGCCATCGATCTGGCCGAAGACCGCGAGCGCTTTCAGCAGCTGCTGCAAAAGCTGGATCTGAAGCAGCCGATCAACGGCATCGCCTCGACCGACGATCAGGCGATTGCGATTGCCGAGCGTATCGGCTTCCCGCTGGTGATCCGCCCGTCCTATGTGCTGGGCGGTCGCGCGATGGAAATCGTGCGCGATATGGACCATCTGCGGCGCTACATCACCAACGCCGTGACCGTCTCGGGCAAGAACCCGGTGCTTCTGGACAGCTATCTGTCGGGCGCCATCGAGGTCGATGTCGATGCGCTGAGCGATGGCAAGACCGTGCATGTCGCGGGCATCATGGAGCATATCGAAGAGGCAGGCGTGCACTCGGGCGACAGCGCCTGCTGCCTGCCGCCGCACTCGCTGTCGGCCGAAACGGTGGCCGAACTGAAGGTGCAGACCGAAAAGATGGCGCTGGCACTGGGTGTCGTCGGCCTGATGAACGTGCAGTTCGCGATCAAGGACGGCGAGATCTACGTGCTCGAGGTCAACCCGCGCGCCAGCCGTACCGTGCCGTTTGTTGCCAAGGCGACCGACAGCGCGATTGCCTCGATCGCGGCGCGCCTGATGGCCGGTGAGCCGATGGCCAACTTCCCGATGCGCGCCGCCTATCCGGCGGGTGTCGGTCCCGACAGCCCGCTGCCGCTGGCCGATCCCAACACGCTGGCCGATCCGATCACGCCGTGGTTCTCGGTCAAGGAAGCCGTGCTGCCCTTCGCCCGCTTCCCCGGCGTCGACACGCTGCTGGGCCCCGAAATGCGCTCGACCGGTGAAGTCATGGGCTGGGACCGTTCCTTCCCGCTGGCCTTCCTCAAGGCCCAGATGGGCGCGGGCACCATCCTGCCCGAAGAGGGCCGGGTGTTCGTCTCGGTGCGCGACGGCGACAAGACCGACGCGCTGGCCGGCGCGCTGCGCGATCTGGCGGGCATGGGCTTTGAGCTGGTCGCCACGGGGGGCACGGCGGCATGGCTGGCCGCCGAAGGCGTCGCCACCACGCGCGTCGCCAAGGTCTATGAAGGCCGCCCGAACATCGTTGACCGGCTGAAGAACGGCGACATCGCGCTGGTGTTCAACACCACCGAGGGCGCGCAGGCCGTTGCCGACAGCCGCGACATCCGCCGCGTCGCGCTGATGGACAAGATCCCGTATTTCACCACCGCCGCAGGGTCGATTGCGGCCACGCAGGCGATGATGGCCCGGCGTGAAGGCTACGGCGTGCGCACCCTGCAGGGCTGA
- the flgG gene encoding flagellar basal-body rod protein FlgG has protein sequence MRALQIAATGMSAQQMRVDTVANNLANMSTTGYNARRAEFADLHYQQHTRAGTISASDGTLVPTGVQLGLGARPSAVAMQVQQGVLSATGGDLDLAIEGRGWFEVTLPDGRSAYTRDGGLKRTGEGLIVTSDGYAVAPGITIPVDARQISINAQGEVYAYFADRVQPERLGQMVLTGFTNERGLEALGSNLFVETEASGPPVQSAPGEDGLGTVRQGYLEESSVDPVRELTEMIKAQRGYELNAKVITAADQMLAATTQVR, from the coding sequence ATGCGTGCCCTACAGATTGCCGCCACCGGCATGAGCGCCCAGCAGATGCGGGTCGATACCGTGGCGAACAACCTCGCCAACATGTCGACCACCGGCTACAACGCCCGCCGCGCCGAATTCGCCGACCTGCATTATCAGCAGCACACCCGCGCCGGGACCATCTCGGCCTCGGATGGCACCTTGGTGCCGACCGGTGTGCAGCTTGGCCTTGGCGCGCGGCCCTCGGCGGTGGCGATGCAGGTCCAGCAGGGGGTGCTCAGCGCGACCGGCGGCGATCTGGATCTGGCGATCGAGGGGCGCGGCTGGTTCGAGGTCACGCTGCCCGATGGCCGCTCGGCCTATACCCGCGATGGCGGGCTGAAGCGGACGGGCGAGGGGCTGATCGTCACCTCGGACGGGTACGCGGTCGCGCCCGGCATCACCATTCCCGTCGATGCGCGGCAAATCTCGATCAACGCGCAGGGCGAGGTTTACGCCTATTTTGCCGACCGGGTGCAGCCCGAGCGGCTGGGCCAGATGGTGCTCACCGGTTTCACCAACGAACGCGGGCTGGAAGCGCTGGGCTCGAACCTGTTTGTCGAGACCGAAGCCTCGGGCCCGCCGGTGCAATCGGCCCCCGGTGAGGACGGGCTGGGCACGGTGCGGCAGGGGTATCTTGAGGAAAGCTCGGTCGATCCGGTGCGCGAGTTGACCGAGATGATCAAGGCCCAGCGCGGCTACGAGCTGAACGCCAAGGTGATCACCGCCGCTGACCAGATGCTCGCCGCCACCACGCAGGTGCGCTGA
- the flgC gene encoding flagellar basal body rod protein FlgC gives MTNTLGNTLMLSATGMQAQAMRLRHVSENIANADTPGYHRKYIAFQEAALPGERMGQRSGVETGPLQLDRSELTQIYDPGHILADESGHYDGSNVDLMVEIADAREAQRSYEANLRMFDQARQMSQSLIGLLRR, from the coding sequence ATGACCAACACCCTTGGCAATACGCTGATGCTGTCGGCAACCGGCATGCAGGCTCAGGCGATGCGCCTGCGCCATGTGTCCGAGAATATCGCGAACGCCGATACCCCCGGCTATCACCGCAAATACATTGCCTTTCAGGAGGCGGCGCTGCCCGGCGAGCGGATGGGGCAGCGCAGCGGGGTTGAAACCGGCCCGCTGCAACTGGATCGCAGCGAGCTGACGCAGATCTACGACCCCGGCCATATCCTGGCCGATGAGAGCGGCCATTACGATGGATCGAATGTCGATCTGATGGTCGAAATCGCCGACGCGCGCGAAGCGCAGCGTTCCTATGAGGCCAACCTGCGGATGTTCGATCAGGCGCGGCAGATGTCGCAAAGCCTGATCGGCCTTCTGCGCAGATAA
- a CDS encoding flagellar basal body protein, protein MFHSLEILRMAQAYATHASTRQQAIAQNVANANTPGYRSRDAVSFADYWQASQSGRAEGRDLIRTDEHPATASPDGNTVSVEFEMMRAVEARQQHETALGIYSMTRDLIRAAIGR, encoded by the coding sequence ATGTTCCACAGCCTGGAGATCCTGCGCATGGCGCAGGCCTATGCGACCCACGCCTCGACCCGCCAACAGGCGATCGCGCAGAACGTGGCCAATGCCAACACGCCCGGCTATCGCTCTCGCGATGCCGTGTCCTTTGCCGACTACTGGCAAGCCAGCCAGTCCGGCCGGGCAGAGGGGCGCGATCTGATCCGCACGGATGAGCACCCGGCCACAGCATCGCCCGACGGCAACACGGTGTCGGTAGAGTTCGAGATGATGCGCGCGGTCGAGGCCCGGCAACAGCACGAAACCGCGCTGGGCATTTATTCCATGACGCGCGATCTGATTCGCGCCGCGATCGGGCGGTGA
- a CDS encoding flagellar biosynthetic protein FliQ codes for MTEIAFFDILRQGLWVAVAMSAPLLGIALVAGLTVGLFQALTSVQEMTLTFVPKILAMLIVFWVSMSAMTAMLVDFFRGQVIPIVAGG; via the coding sequence ATGACCGAGATCGCCTTTTTCGACATCCTGCGACAGGGCCTGTGGGTTGCCGTTGCGATGTCCGCCCCGCTGCTGGGTATCGCGCTGGTGGCCGGCCTGACGGTGGGTCTGTTTCAGGCCCTCACCTCGGTGCAGGAAATGACCCTGACCTTCGTGCCCAAGATTCTGGCGATGCTGATCGTCTTCTGGGTCTCGATGAGCGCGATGACCGCCATGCTGGTCGATTTCTTTCGCGGGCAGGTCATTCCCATCGTGGCGGGGGGCTGA
- the fliE gene encoding flagellar hook-basal body complex protein FliE gives MQVSANAAARSYGAARPLTSPDPEAEGGPASTAGRLAENFTQVLQNAEATAQQTMTGNADPHALVSALSEAQMAVETAVAVRDKVVEAYLEILRMPV, from the coding sequence ATGCAAGTCTCTGCCAATGCGGCCGCCCGTTCCTACGGCGCGGCACGACCCCTCACATCCCCCGATCCTGAAGCCGAGGGCGGCCCGGCCAGCACCGCAGGCCGTCTGGCCGAAAACTTCACACAGGTGCTGCAGAACGCCGAGGCGACGGCTCAGCAGACGATGACCGGCAATGCCGATCCGCATGCGCTGGTCTCGGCGTTGAGCGAGGCGCAGATGGCGGTCGAGACCGCTGTGGCCGTGCGCGACAAGGTGGTCGAGGCCTATCTCGAAATCCTGCGGATGCCCGTGTGA
- a CDS encoding DUF1801 domain-containing protein, protein MSEPVTRPTGASVETFLSVVEPARRRDEGRQLDALFRRATGFEPQMWGPAIVGYGRYDYRYASGHSGSFLATGFSPRKAQLVLYILPGYADFGPILARLGPHKLGKSCLYLTALAKVDCAALEALIRAGLADLATHWPIHPA, encoded by the coding sequence ATGTCCGAACCCGTTACCCGCCCCACCGGTGCCAGCGTCGAGACGTTTCTAAGCGTCGTCGAACCTGCCCGCCGCCGGGACGAGGGGCGGCAGCTGGACGCGCTGTTTCGGCGCGCCACCGGGTTCGAGCCCCAGATGTGGGGGCCGGCAATCGTCGGCTACGGGCGCTATGACTACCGCTATGCCAGCGGGCATTCCGGCAGTTTTCTCGCCACCGGTTTCAGCCCGCGCAAGGCGCAGCTGGTGCTGTACATCCTGCCCGGCTACGCCGATTTCGGCCCGATCCTGGCGCGGCTGGGGCCGCATAAGCTGGGGAAATCCTGCCTCTACCTGACCGCGCTGGCCAAGGTGGATTGCGCGGCGCTGGAGGCTCTGATCCGCGCGGGTCTGGCCGATCTGGCGACGCACTGGCCGATACATCCCGCCTGA
- a CDS encoding carboxynorspermidine decarboxylase produces the protein MQTPYYLIDKSRLLPNMEKIAWLREASGVKSLLALKCFATWSVFDFMSQYMDGTTSSSLYEVRLGREKFGKETHAYSVAYADNEIDEVLSHSDKIIFNTIGQLTRFEAQSAGHKRGLRVNPGVSTSSFDLADPARPFSRLGEHDPEKIAQVADKISGFMFHNNCENADFERFDAMLSLIEQRFGFLIRSMEWISLGGGVHFTGEGYPLDRLADRLKRFADQNGVQVYLEPGEASITKAATLEVTVLDTLHNGKNLAIVDSSIEAHMLDLLIYREQAKVTPNAGDHEWMVCGKSCLAGDIFGEFRFPEALKAGDRLSIQDAAGYTMVKKNWFNGVKMPAIAVRELDGTVRQVRDFGYEDFAAALS, from the coding sequence CTGCAAACCCCCTATTACCTGATCGACAAATCCCGGCTGCTGCCGAACATGGAAAAGATCGCCTGGCTGCGCGAAGCCTCGGGCGTGAAATCCCTGCTGGCGCTGAAATGCTTCGCGACATGGTCGGTGTTCGATTTCATGAGCCAGTACATGGACGGCACCACCAGCTCGTCGCTCTATGAGGTCCGTCTGGGGCGCGAGAAGTTCGGCAAGGAAACCCACGCCTATTCCGTGGCCTATGCCGACAACGAGATCGACGAGGTGCTGTCGCATTCCGACAAGATCATCTTCAACACCATCGGCCAGCTGACCCGGTTCGAGGCGCAAAGCGCCGGGCACAAACGCGGGCTGCGGGTCAATCCCGGTGTCTCGACCTCCAGCTTCGATCTGGCCGACCCGGCGCGACCCTTCTCGCGGCTGGGCGAGCATGACCCCGAAAAGATCGCGCAGGTCGCCGACAAGATCAGCGGTTTCATGTTCCACAACAACTGCGAGAACGCCGATTTCGAGCGCTTCGACGCCATGCTCTCGCTGATCGAGCAGCGATTCGGCTTCCTGATCCGCTCGATGGAGTGGATCAGTCTGGGCGGCGGTGTGCATTTCACCGGCGAGGGCTATCCGCTCGACCGGCTGGCCGACCGGCTGAAACGCTTTGCCGACCAGAACGGCGTGCAGGTCTATCTGGAGCCGGGCGAAGCCTCGATCACCAAGGCGGCAACGCTGGAGGTGACGGTGCTGGACACGCTGCACAACGGCAAGAATCTGGCGATTGTCGACAGCTCGATCGAAGCGCATATGCTGGACCTGCTGATCTACCGCGAACAGGCCAAGGTCACCCCGAACGCGGGCGATCACGAATGGATGGTCTGCGGCAAGTCCTGTCTGGCGGGCGATATTTTCGGCGAGTTCCGCTTCCCCGAGGCCCTGAAAGCCGGGGACCGTTTGTCGATTCAAGACGCTGCCGGTTACACAATGGTCAAAAAGAACTGGTTCAACGGCGTGAAGATGCCGGCGATTGCGGTGCGTGAACTGGACGGAACCGTCCGGCAGGTCCGCGATTTCGGCTATGAGGATTTCGCGGCAGCCCTGTCGTGA
- the flgA gene encoding flagellar basal body P-ring formation chaperone FlgA → MIRLALLLLLAAPAQADVLLAARTLRAGAQLGPGDIIFQPDPAPVGTASNPGDVIGLEARVTLYAGRPIPLASLGPPAMVERNQLVTLVFQQGGLLIRADGRALGRGAEGDAVRIMNLASRSTVSGTIVGPALVSVP, encoded by the coding sequence ATGATCCGCCTGGCGCTGCTTTTGCTGCTGGCCGCCCCGGCGCAGGCCGATGTTCTGCTGGCGGCGCGCACGCTCAGGGCCGGCGCGCAGCTCGGACCGGGCGACATCATCTTTCAGCCCGACCCGGCCCCGGTCGGCACGGCCTCTAACCCCGGCGACGTGATCGGCCTTGAAGCGCGTGTCACGCTTTACGCCGGCCGCCCGATCCCGCTGGCCAGCCTTGGCCCGCCCGCGATGGTCGAGCGGAACCAGCTGGTCACGCTGGTTTTCCAGCAGGGCGGCCTGCTGATCCGCGCCGATGGCCGCGCGCTGGGCCGGGGCGCCGAGGGCGACGCGGTCCGCATCATGAACCTTGCGTCACGCAGCACGGTTTCCGGCACGATTGTCGGCCCGGCGCTGGTGAGCGTGCCCTGA
- a CDS encoding flagellar basal body-associated FliL family protein, with protein sequence MIRKLLPVLLLLVGLGAGVGAGIFLKPAAEDHGEMADAGHGAEAVPGAEAGHGEDTGHGDTPSHYAPSSGPTETVRLPNQFVVPVIADGQVHAMVVIGLALELSVGNTFSLADNEPRLRAVLLQLLFDHANIGGFDGIFTSGEALLALRRTLREAARAELGDAVQDVLITDLLRQES encoded by the coding sequence ATGATACGCAAATTGCTGCCCGTTCTGTTGCTGCTGGTCGGTCTGGGGGCCGGGGTCGGGGCCGGGATCTTCTTGAAGCCCGCCGCCGAGGACCATGGCGAGATGGCGGATGCCGGGCATGGGGCTGAAGCCGTGCCTGGCGCGGAGGCGGGGCATGGAGAGGACACTGGCCACGGCGATACGCCCAGCCATTACGCCCCGTCCAGCGGCCCTACGGAAACCGTGCGTCTGCCCAACCAGTTCGTCGTGCCGGTGATCGCGGACGGTCAGGTGCATGCGATGGTGGTGATCGGGCTGGCGCTGGAGCTGTCGGTGGGCAACACGTTCAGCCTGGCCGACAACGAGCCGCGACTCAGGGCGGTCCTGCTGCAACTGCTGTTCGATCACGCCAATATCGGCGGGTTCGATGGCATCTTCACCTCGGGCGAGGCGCTGCTGGCGCTCCGCCGGACGCTGCGCGAAGCGGCGCGGGCAGAGCTTGGCGATGCGGTGCAGGACGTCCTGATCACCGACCTGCTGCGGCAGGAGAGCTAA